A segment of the Triticum urartu cultivar G1812 chromosome 1, Tu2.1, whole genome shotgun sequence genome:
ATGGACCGAAAATAGGCTGCAATTTAATTACAGCCAGCTGGGTCTTGAACTTAAGATCTTTTGACTCTTATACGATGTAGAAGTGCATGCTTTAGTCAATGCAATCAAAGACCGATTTGATATAAAAAAAACTATGCAATACATTTATACGTCAACAATGTGTAACTGGCGGCACAGGAGAGTGGCAGCACTAGCAAGGCACTGACGCTTACGCCGGGCATCATTCGGAGCATGAGATAGCAGGAACAGAGCAGGAGTTGGTGCTCGGCTCAGGTACGTACAGCTAGCCGCATAAACGTGGCATCTCCTATCCTAGTAGGAGTAGACGTCGGACGTGTCGAGCTCAGGGTAGAAAAACCGCAGCCATGTTATCCGGAGCTAATGATTGCAGAAGCGAACCGAACCAGCCGTCGCCTGAAAAGCCATTCTCCCGCGTGGATAAGCCCTGTAAAAAAGGGATAAAAGGCGGGCGATCGGCCTGGATGAAATGACGGATCAAAACTCCAAAGTAACACGTACGTACGTGCCACCGCGAAGCGAGCGCGCGCACGACCTAACCGATCGTCGCCCGTCATCCACCGCGCCTGACAGGGACCCTCCTCCTCCGTCCTTGGCCGCACGCACGGACGAACGGGAAGAAACAAAACACACATACAGACAGATGGACAGCCCGGAGGGAGCCATCGACCGTCGTCCTCGTCGagccccgtcgccgtcgccggcTTTATGGCccccgcccgcccgcccgccgTGGCCGTGGCCGTGTGGGGGACGCAACGTACGCAGGTTGCCGGGGGGCTGGGCGTGGCTTTGTCTTTGGCGTTGCTTAGTCGTGGGGGCATCATAGGATCGGAGCATTCTTATCCGAGAGGTGCCTCCCCCCTGGAGCTGTACTACGTTACGTACGACGAGATTGGAGACTGGGGCAGAGCTTTCAGCGCCCGCAAACTGTCGCGCTCGCTGTCCTTCCCTCCTCGTCCTTCTCTTCTCCTATCCTTTGGTGGGCACGCCGCCACTCCGCGGAATTGTACGCTCGCAGCGCGGCTGCAACACCTGTATGGCTGAGATGCAGATCCGATCCGCCGGCGTAGGCGTGGTACGCCTGTAGCCACCTTTACTGACTTCCGGTCTCAACCTCAGCTCAACTGACCACTGGCATGTGCCTTTATTTAGAGCCTACACTGCTCCATCTTTCAGAAAACCACATGCGGTGAGCTGCATATGGACATGGCAGGCTAGCTGATTTACTGCTGAACTAGACTGGTCTGTGCTTTTACAGTTGACTAGGTAAAAAATCACATGACAACAcaagcatgcatggatcaacagGAGGAAGATATCAGGTACGATGAGACAGGGACTAGAGGAGACTGAACTGAAAGAATAGATAGACTAATATACAAATCCAATCTGGCCGACAGTCTATCAGGAGTACAGGGAGGGAGCGGGTGGAATCGAGGTGAATTCGTTCACCCAAATCACATCTGTCTTTAGCCACTCTTTTCACGGGGATTACATCACATGATACAACAAACAACATCAACAAGCAAGCATTAGGCTGAcaccgagagagagagagagagagagagagagagagagaaattaACTGGCACCGTCCAGATGCGCCGCCGCTGCCTGAATTAGCCAACTTGGTCTCAAAAGTTACGCAGGCTACCTACTCTTGAGCGACGCGGTGCTGGATTTCCTCGATGAAGAGCTCGGAATGGGCTCTTTCACGGGCGATGGAGGGAAAGGGGAAGAAGACGGGGGAAGCGCTCTCTGGCTCGAGATGGAGGAGAAGCAGCTCAACGGGTTTCGCAGGCGGCGCTTCTCTGAATCCTCGGGCTGGCTGTTTGGATCATGGCCGACCGGGGAAATCTTGAGAGACTCCGGGAGGAGGCAGTTGCAGATGGCACCTGTAGGAAAAAGGGATAAAAGCCAGTTTTTAAGGACCTCAGGAAATCACCAAAATGCTATGACAAGCAAAAAAAATAATAATTGATGTACATGACAAGAATCTCATTTCTTCTACGACTTTATCTGGACAAGAAATGAAACTACACCGACCATGGACAGTTGAACTACATGTTCAGAGTTTCATGTTGTGCGGAAGCTGGCCCATGCTGAATGCAATTCCTGTTTAAAACTGAAAACAGAGACTTCTCAAATATCTAGCAGATGATTAGGCTGCAACAAGATCAGGTGTCAAGTGCACTGTCATATATTGCCTTTTTTTGTGTGGTGGAGGGTTATATTCTTTTCCTAATCTATCAAGGTCTCCAGTCCAATCGCTGTAAAGATTACAGAATTGCACTAGCAGATGATGTGATCACAAAAAGTACAGCTTTACACAACAATTTGGTAAACTACATTTCTAGAAAATAAAGTGGCAATGGAATTTAATCAGCAAGAATGATGGCCGTAACTGTCAAAGTGCTCAATGCATTCTGACCATGCACTCAACATTATCACAACTGCCTATCCTTTTGGAATAAACAGTTGACCATCTAATAATAATAAGCATTAGTGCTTGCATTAAGTTATGGTACCTATTCTGGCGAGTCGATTCACCCATTTTGGAATTTTGCTGCCGGTCAATTTGTAACACATATCCTTGCAAAAGTGGTTGCAATTCTTCATGATAAGATGGTAAGAATCTCCATTGTAGTTTACTGACTGTAGCTCCATGAACTGCCTAACTTGGATGGGATCTAAGCACGTCGTACCAAGGAATATTGATCTCCTGAATCTGAAACCAGGACATTGACGAGGTTCTACCTCAAATACTCCGCTTGTGGGATAATCATGTGCTCCAAATGCATATTCGACGCCATGAACTGCATGTGAAGAAAAAAAAAAGGCAATCAGACTACAATGTTATTCAGATCAGTTctgtactccacaaaaattgtCCAGTTTGATTTGCACGAGGACAGTAAAACAGAAGAGCCAGGTAGGATTTTGGTGTTGTTTTAGAGGACCTGAATAAAGGTTTAATTGTTGTTCCACCTTTTCACAAGCAGACCCAATTGGAATAAGCTAAAGCTAACAAAAGCTCTAGAGAGAGCCCTAAATATCCATCCTCTTGTCCTGGCAGCGGACACTGGACTAAAGGGATCCAGGAAGATCCTTACCTCATGTCTAAGAGATGGGTCTACATATGTATACATGTAAAAATATTTATTTATTCACCTTCCGAAGCTACCCATTTGGGAAAGAAAGATTGAAGTCTAAGCCATAATGCCATATAGAGCGGTCCCTCAAAATCAAGAGAGGCAAAGATTATTTCATTCATCTATAGTTTTCGTAGAAGGGAAAACATAGGCTACCATCCCATATTTATCTCTACCGAAAGAAATAAAAGATCAGAGGCTATGCCTATACATGAGTGTAGCAATATGAGCTAATAACAGCAGCAGTAGCACATATGAGTACATGATGGAGCTTATATAGGCTATGCCAAAATCTGTACTAGATGAACACCTGAAGCATCGTATGCTAAATTGCTATGATACTGGTGGCAAAGATATCATTAGTCGCATTACAACCACAAAAACCTGATGGTCAAAATAAGCGCTATTATTTACCTAGAACTCCACTATGCAGACATGAGTCGTTCAGGTAAGGGGATTACTTGTTATTTTAATGCACAGTCGAGTAAGTAACAACTTGATTGGAGAATGGTACATAAAAGTAAGCTGCAGCCTATTGATAGTTAACATTAGCCGTTATGAGCTAGTTGGAATGATCTGAACAATCCAGGAGAAATGGTGACTAATATAGCATCAGTGAAGTCGTGTTGGATTTATAACTCGAAACCAAACAGAAATGAGAAAAGAAGAATGAAAAGAACTGGTGCATAAATAGTACGTTTGCTTAAAAAGATGCATCTGACACAAATAAGTACCTTCAATGCCAGAGTGAAATATACCAAGGCCTGCCCAATATATGTAGCCATTCATGGGTGTCAAATCATACACATTAAGATAAACCGGAGTATCATTTGGAGATTGACCGGATGCCTGAACCTTGGGAAACAGAAAGAAGCGCATGGTGGATTTCCTGCTCAACTGCAGAGGCACGAGGGACTTCCATCCAGGTCGTTTTGTCCTTAGTTTCATATTCCTTCACAAAATAAAGTCAGATATCAATATATGAAGGATCTAGTTCAGAAAGATCAACAATTGAGAACGTCAACTTTCTCTGAAATGGTTTTCCCGAGGTAGTTTAACAACTTCTCATTCTACACAAATAATAAGGGGCGATTAAAAGTTAAATAAAGATTAAATAATGAATTATTTATTTTTGAAGAGGCTAAATCTAATTTCAAGGACTTGTAAAATAAAAGCAGGAAACTGAAAAATGTGTTAAACCGCCCACCTTTGTGAAATATGAAAGGAAATAGTTAGCATGCGCTTAACAAGTCTAAGCTCCCTTAACTACAACATGTGCACTAGATTTAGCTGCATGGTAGGAATCTGAAATCTCTGGAGTAATTGAAAATGCTAGGAGTTTCTTAGTATGCTCCCACAGAACAGAGTTGAGTAGCTCACTCCTTTGGCAGCTGAGTAGCTCGCACAGGCTGCTACCACACACGCTTTTAAGAGGCTCTAATTTGAAGGGGTAAAGACTATATGAAAGAGCAAACAAATGGGCACCCAATGTACTCAACCTAGCTGGCTGGATCTACGCTCTATC
Coding sequences within it:
- the LOC125553797 gene encoding deSI-like protein At4g17486 isoform X1 produces the protein MSTSFLLLSPASVPARASPSNSSFWKRGSVHFRNMKLRTKRPGWKSLVPLQLSRKSTMRFFLFPKVQASGQSPNDTPVYLNVYDLTPMNGYIYWAGLGIFHSGIEVHGVEYAFGAHDYPTSGVFEVEPRQCPGFRFRRSIFLGTTCLDPIQVRQFMELQSVNYNGDSYHLIMKNCNHFCKDMCYKLTGSKIPKWVNRLARIGAICNCLLPESLKISPVGHDPNSQPEDSEKRRLRNPLSCFSSISSQRALPPSSSPFPPSPVKEPIPSSSSRKSSTASLKSR
- the LOC125553797 gene encoding deSI-like protein At4g17486 isoform X2, with the translated sequence MKLRTKRPGWKSLVPLQLSRKSTMRFFLFPKVQASGQSPNDTPVYLNVYDLTPMNGYIYWAGLGIFHSGIEVHGVEYAFGAHDYPTSGVFEVEPRQCPGFRFRRSIFLGTTCLDPIQVRQFMELQSVNYNGDSYHLIMKNCNHFCKDMCYKLTGSKIPKWVNRLARIGAICNCLLPESLKISPVGHDPNSQPEDSEKRRLRNPLSCFSSISSQRALPPSSSPFPPSPVKEPIPSSSSRKSSTASLKSR